The nucleotide window TATTCACATTGAAGTAGAGTGACACCATCGCTATATTGAGATGCGCGTCAGGACAAacgactaaaaagtaaagtaaatttagaaatacaaaaacaaaacctaatgaaatggAAGGCACAAAGAtatagacacatttcttattccatattctaggacgaattcgtacaagtgctccatcTATCCTGGAGTCATTAGTTAGTTTTAGGTGTGTTGCTGAGAGACCAAAACCTCTTGTCTTCGGCGTAGCCACCTAACAAGAGGGCTAGAGCTCAAATCTCAAGAGGAGAGTTGTTTGCTTGGCGCCTAATGTACTGATGACAGCACGGAAGCCTTTTCGTGGTCCACCAAACAAAAATAGTCTCCTACTGTGATATTATCTGTGCCACAAGCATGAAAGATACGatatataaaagcaaattaaaaaaaaaaacatggaactGGTTGTTTGACTCTGCATAGTGACGTGAAATACTGCCCACATTCTATATTTCTAAGTAGAACGCATCTAGTGTTGCCTTGCCACTGacaatactgcattcctcattctGACTcgtagacaagccttattattattgagaAGAACTATAATTCATCtgttagttacaataaataCTAAATAATAGCATGTTTTTCAATATGAgtttattatcttatttttaagtgttcttaatttgatttttttatgctATCttcaataatgtaaaaaataatttcaaacaaagtaaaaaaaaaaataattaatttttaaaacaatttttttttcatttcgccTCCATCCTTTCtctaacattaaataaaataaattctgtTCATACTTTAGAGATGTTAGAATGTTACATGTAAAGATCTTCTTGATAAAtattcttttgtgtgtgtgtgtgtattcaaAAGATCTTATTCTGATTTAAGATAAGAATAGTAATTATAGCAAAAATAGTTAGAAGTGATGATACTCTagatacaaaaaattaaaatgctttttaaatgaaataaatatcgAAAATATGGTTAGTAATTGAAAATATTGTGTTTTCTACTAATTTATTATAACTTGATACAATTATTTCCATTGTACTTTCCAGTTTCCCATGAACGGAAATATGTTCGGAACGCCTATGGTGGTGTCAGTGCTGTTCGAGTCACAGGTAGGGCGTACTTCGTTAATGAGTTATCTTTATGAGTCGTGTTAAAAAGAAAGGTTGccatttcaaatatatatttgcCAAAAAATGAGTGTATGTCAAGTGTCAAGTGACCCTTGTGTCATCCCCTCTCTAAAACCTTCAAAAAATACACAGTGCGAACCCACTATTAGAGCAGCCGGTAGTTACGCACCGACAgtgaatttctttttattatgtgACCGCCATCCACTCCATCTCAAGGGTACTGATGGCGGTCCTCGTGAAACGGTTTGACGGCTGGTTTAGACTAGGCTAATGGATCTCTGCTGGGATGCCATGCATGTAAGGCGTTGGTTCCCAGACTTCTGAGGTTACACGATAGGGAACAGTGTCGCTATCCATAAAACGGACGTTTACAGAGAGGCGCTACATTGAGGCGACTGGAGCTGAAATCCTCGCTCTTCTAAAACATGTGATTTCAAagtattaatttgtatttaaaaaaatatagagctagatacatataattaaaataccaGTTCCCATTACCCAGATATCGACGGTAAATTGAATAGGTCAACAAATGGTGTCCCAGCAAACTTGCCCGTTGGATTAATGGGAAGGAAAATGAagagttattgaatgaaaatcAAAAGATCCAAGCAAGTTTATGAGCTCCTATTGTCCGAAACAGAATGCCTCTAATtcatattaaattaattaataaatatactgCATAGTTCAATTTTGTATCTGAAAATTAGCAGTTCATAAAattggtttatatttttttttacagaattcTCAGATCCAGACATTTATCACAGACCAGGTAAGGTTATCACTTAGGCATTCGATTAAGATATGAAGGTTAATATCACCAATGAAATCTAATTAGTATAGATGTATCTCGACCAGAGGCCTATGGGCTATTTGGTAGCATTCTAATGACATTCGAAAATAACATTTCACGTATGTGTTTGTTGAACACGTACTTATTAAGACAACCAAGAGAGTTTGATGTTAGAAGAATAAAACTAATACAGATTGCGTCACAATTCAAGTGTTGTCATGTAGCTATTAAAGagttatatattataaagttatagtttacaatttgtttttgtcatgTAGCTATTAAAGagttatatattataaagttatagtttacaatttgtttttatactaACATGAATGTTTTGGATTCAGGTCCAGCTTATTTACCTCCACATTTTGACATTGCTCCTGTTCCATTAGTTCCTTTGGCGCCAAGGTTCCCGGTTCCACATCATCCGTTTGACTATCATTTCTGTGAGTAATTCCTGTCATACAAATGTCACATGTCTGGGAGACTAACGTGAAGGAGGCCCTGAGAgaggggagaaataacgtttaagAAAGAGAAAAGTAGTTGGTGAGAGAACGAATGatagagagcgaaagagagggaagaagagaacaagagagagagagagagagagagagagagagagtgcgataagaaaagagaaaaagaaaatgagaaagtgaaagagcaagagagagaaagagagatagagaaataaaaagagagaaagaggaagaaagaaaacaatggtgacagaaagaaagagagaaagagatggactAAGAGAGGGTGAGAAAGTGAGGGAAAGAAAGACAtattttaagagaaaaataaaaagaaaacagataGAGATAGTAataaagagacagaaaagagagagaaaaagatataaagagctagaaagagaaagagagagaaagggggggataaaaaaaagagaaagaaagaatgcaagagagaaagaggcgGTGAGAGAGCGggtgaaagaaataaaggaataagagaaaaagataaggcgaaagagagagagatagagagagaaagagaaagtaaaagaaagagcgtgtaagagagagaaggggggcaGAGAAAAGGCGATAGAAATAGAGAGTACGTAAAATAAAGA belongs to Biomphalaria glabrata chromosome 12, xgBioGlab47.1, whole genome shotgun sequence and includes:
- the LOC106056218 gene encoding uncharacterized protein LOC106056218 codes for the protein MFFKPLSFLVAILPFACSFYIGPDYDAPDQKFMSRNAYGQLQSFDVSHERKYVRNAYGGVSAVRVTEFSDPDIYHRPGPAYLPPHFDIAPVPLVPLAPRFPVPHHPFDYHF